The Fusobacterium necrophorum subsp. necrophorum genome has a window encoding:
- a CDS encoding NAD(+)/NADH kinase, whose translation MKKKVYLYYNTGKEIAQELYRKSLPFFEERGIEILPREREAEADFYVVIGGDGTLLTAFKTFVRTDIPIIAINAGQLGFLTEIKKENMFQEYQNFLDGKFQSQVRHFLKVNIGGKIYRALNEVVITRESVIKNMVSLKVFSGDVFINHYQGDGIIIATPTGSTAYSLSAGGPIVSLPMRVYILTPIAPHNINMRPLVMDANSPLTVSLVEEEKAYCIIDGNNEKLLDGNDKIEISYSEETLTLVVPNNRDYYSVIREKLKWGDKLC comes from the coding sequence ATGAAGAAGAAGGTGTATTTATACTATAATACTGGAAAAGAAATTGCTCAAGAATTGTATCGAAAAAGTCTTCCTTTTTTTGAAGAGCGGGGGATAGAAATATTGCCGCGGGAAAGAGAAGCGGAAGCAGATTTCTATGTGGTGATTGGAGGAGATGGAACTCTTTTAACGGCTTTTAAAACATTTGTTCGAACGGACATTCCTATTATTGCAATTAATGCCGGACAACTCGGATTTTTAACGGAAATCAAAAAAGAGAACATGTTTCAAGAATATCAGAATTTTCTGGATGGAAAATTTCAATCTCAAGTCAGACATTTTTTAAAGGTGAATATTGGCGGGAAGATATATAGAGCCTTGAATGAAGTTGTTATCACGAGGGAAAGTGTCATAAAAAATATGGTGAGCTTAAAAGTTTTTTCCGGAGATGTTTTTATTAATCATTATCAAGGAGACGGGATTATTATTGCAACACCGACGGGCTCTACAGCTTATTCTCTTTCTGCCGGAGGCCCTATTGTGTCGCTTCCTATGAGAGTGTATATTTTGACACCGATTGCTCCACACAACATTAATATGCGTCCTCTGGTTATGGATGCAAATTCTCCTTTGACGGTTTCTTTGGTGGAGGAGGAGAAAGCCTATTGTATTATTGATGGAAACAATGAAAAATTGCTGGATGGAAATGACAAAATCGAAATTTCTTATTCAGAAGAAACTCTAACTTTGGTAGTGCCTAACAATCGAGATTATTATTCCGTGATTCGAGAAAAGTTGAAATGGGGAGACAAACTATGCTAA
- a CDS encoding Mrp/NBP35 family ATP-binding protein: protein MSGCSTCPSSSGCSTEKKATCGEKNANPLNQIKKVIGVMSGKGGVGKSTVTVLLAKELQTRGYKVGILDGDITGPSIPRLTGIREERAEAVSETEIFPVLTKEGIKVMSLNLLLEDENEPVVWRGPVVGNVVKQFWNDVIWGELDFLFIDMPPGTGDVALTVMQSLPLDGVVMVSVPQDMVSMIVAKAVNMTKKMNIPILGLVENMSYIVCPGCESIIHFHDNNGGKDSLQEMNLNLLGELPMKQEIAKMTQGDDSGIGMIFKEITDRFLKLLK from the coding sequence ATGTCAGGATGTAGCACTTGTCCATCTTCTAGCGGATGTAGTACAGAAAAGAAAGCGACTTGTGGAGAAAAAAATGCCAATCCTTTGAATCAAATAAAAAAAGTAATTGGAGTTATGAGCGGAAAAGGTGGAGTAGGAAAATCAACGGTCACCGTCTTACTGGCAAAAGAACTACAGACAAGAGGATATAAAGTGGGAATTTTAGATGGAGATATTACGGGACCAAGTATTCCGAGACTAACGGGAATACGAGAGGAAAGAGCAGAAGCGGTTTCCGAAACTGAAATATTTCCCGTGTTGACAAAAGAAGGAATTAAAGTGATGTCCTTGAATTTACTGTTGGAGGATGAAAATGAACCAGTCGTATGGAGAGGACCGGTTGTCGGAAATGTCGTAAAGCAATTTTGGAATGATGTGATTTGGGGAGAATTGGATTTTCTTTTCATTGATATGCCACCGGGAACGGGAGATGTCGCCTTGACGGTAATGCAATCTCTTCCTTTGGACGGAGTGGTTATGGTATCAGTCCCTCAGGACATGGTTTCCATGATTGTAGCAAAGGCTGTCAATATGACAAAGAAAATGAATATTCCTATCCTTGGACTGGTAGAAAATATGAGTTATATCGTTTGTCCCGGGTGTGAAAGCATCATTCATTTTCATGATAACAATGGAGGCAAAGATTCCTTACAGGAAATGAATTTAAATCTTTTAGGGGAGCTTCCTATGAAACAAGAAATTGCAAAAATGACGCAAGGAGATGATTCTGGAATTGGTATGATTTTCAAAGAAATTACGGATCGATTCTTGAAACTTTTAAAATAG
- a CDS encoding 3-hydroxybutyryl-CoA dehydrogenase, giving the protein MKVGVIGAGTMGSGIAQAFAQAEGYEVVLCDINDEFAARGKEKLKKGFDKRIAKGKMEQAVADSILSKITTGTKEKCGDCDLIIEAAVENMEIKKQTFKELQAICKPEAIFATNTSSLSITEIGAGLDRPVIGMHFFNPAPVMKLVEVIAGLNTPVEMVDTIKKVSEEIGKVPVQVEEAAGFVVNRVLIPMINEAVGIYADGVASVEGIDAAMKLGANHPMGPLALGDLIGLDVCLAIMEVLYKEFGDTKYRPHPLLRKMVRGGKLGMKSGEGFYKY; this is encoded by the coding sequence ATGAAAGTTGGAGTTATTGGAGCCGGAACTATGGGGTCTGGAATTGCACAAGCATTTGCACAAGCAGAGGGATATGAAGTAGTATTGTGCGATATTAATGATGAATTTGCTGCAAGAGGAAAGGAAAAATTAAAAAAAGGATTTGACAAAAGAATTGCCAAAGGAAAAATGGAACAAGCGGTAGCAGACTCCATTCTTTCTAAAATTACAACCGGAACAAAAGAAAAATGTGGAGATTGTGATTTAATCATCGAAGCTGCTGTTGAAAATATGGAAATCAAAAAACAAACCTTTAAAGAATTACAGGCAATTTGCAAACCGGAAGCGATCTTTGCAACAAATACTTCTTCTTTATCCATTACAGAAATTGGGGCAGGATTGGATAGACCGGTCATTGGAATGCACTTCTTTAACCCTGCACCGGTTATGAAATTGGTGGAAGTGATTGCCGGATTGAATACACCGGTAGAAATGGTGGACACGATTAAAAAAGTTTCCGAAGAAATTGGAAAAGTTCCTGTACAGGTAGAAGAAGCGGCAGGATTTGTGGTAAACAGAGTTTTAATTCCTATGATCAATGAAGCGGTAGGAATTTATGCAGATGGAGTTGCTTCCGTAGAAGGAATCGATGCTGCAATGAAATTGGGAGCAAATCATCCGATGGGACCTTTAGCCTTAGGAGATTTGATCGGATTGGATGTTTGTCTAGCTATTATGGAAGTATTGTATAAAGAATTTGGAGATACGAAATACAGACCTCATCCATTGTTGAGAAAAATGGTTCGTGGTGGAAAATTAGGAATGAAATCGGGAGAAGGATTCTACAAATATTAA
- a CDS encoding enoyl-CoA hydratase-related protein yields MEFVKYQQEGFIGVVTIDRPKALNALNSQVLEELDKTFDAVDLQKTRAIVLTGAGEKSFVAGADIAEMYSLSQKEAEEFGKRGNRVFRKIETFPIPVIAAINGFVLGGGCEIAMSCDIRICSDNALFGQPEVGLGITPGFGGTQRLARLIGQGKAKEIIFSCKNMKAEEAFSVGLVNAVYPLADLMSEAMKLANKIAKNAPIAVRMCKEAINGGYDLAMDDAVDFESKLFAQCFETEDQREGMKAFLEKRKIEGFNNK; encoded by the coding sequence ATGGAATTTGTAAAATATCAACAAGAAGGATTTATCGGAGTAGTGACCATTGACAGACCGAAGGCCTTGAATGCATTAAACAGTCAAGTATTGGAAGAACTGGATAAAACATTTGATGCCGTGGACTTACAAAAAACAAGAGCTATCGTATTGACCGGAGCGGGAGAAAAGTCTTTTGTAGCGGGAGCGGATATTGCAGAAATGTATTCTCTGTCACAAAAAGAAGCGGAAGAATTTGGAAAAAGAGGAAATAGAGTTTTCAGAAAAATTGAAACTTTTCCTATTCCTGTGATTGCGGCTATCAACGGATTTGTGTTGGGAGGAGGGTGCGAAATTGCTATGAGTTGTGATATTCGTATCTGTTCGGACAATGCTTTATTCGGACAGCCGGAAGTAGGACTAGGAATTACTCCCGGATTTGGAGGGACCCAACGGCTAGCCAGATTGATTGGACAAGGAAAGGCAAAAGAAATTATTTTTTCTTGTAAGAATATGAAGGCGGAAGAAGCCTTTTCCGTAGGACTGGTAAATGCAGTGTATCCATTGGCGGATTTAATGTCGGAAGCTATGAAACTGGCAAATAAAATTGCAAAAAATGCTCCGATTGCAGTGAGAATGTGTAAGGAAGCTATCAATGGGGGTTATGATTTAGCAATGGATGATGCGGTGGATTTCGAATCCAAGTTATTTGCTCAATGTTTCGAAACGGAAGATCAGCGAGAAGGAATGAAAGCATTCTTGGAAAAAAGAAAAATAGAAGGATTCAACAATAAATAA
- the recN gene encoding DNA repair protein RecN has translation MLRELKIENLAIIEELDLEFQEGFVVLTGETGAGKSIILSGINLLIGEKASVDMIRDGENSLLAQGVFDITEKQEEELQKFGISIEDGEVVVRRQLDRNGKSKIYVNNIRVNVTELREIMSSLVDIVGQHSHQMLLNKSNHQKLLDHFLEKKGQEIKQEVESLAKEYNRLDKRIKEIETHRQEALEKKEFYEYQLQEIEKLELQEGEDEKLEEEYKKIFHAGQIKEKLYATLYALRDGEYNVSSLLHQSKKNVENLGKYGKEFQDAYESLETISYQLDDCLGVLDELQDSIEVEEGNLDQISKRLDEINRIKNKYNGSIKDILMFRERIADKINFLDENNLEVKNLIEKRKQISQNYQDKALQLHNERWKIAHFIEKELEQELQFLKMEEARLHVQFHEKEGISPEGMEEIEFFISTNLGQSMKPLAKIASGGEVSRIMLAIKVLFSRVDQIPILIFDEIDVGVGGETVKKIGDKLQEIGQRAQVISITHSPAIAARASQQFYIEKDVSGEKTLSSVTELGEEERVREIARMLSGEQITDSVLELAKEMLEEGRL, from the coding sequence ATGCTAAGAGAGTTAAAAATTGAAAATTTAGCGATTATAGAAGAATTGGACTTGGAATTTCAAGAGGGATTTGTCGTGTTAACAGGAGAGACAGGAGCCGGAAAGTCTATTATTTTATCGGGAATCAATCTTTTGATTGGGGAAAAAGCTTCTGTGGATATGATTCGAGATGGAGAGAATTCCTTACTGGCTCAAGGAGTTTTTGATATTACGGAAAAGCAGGAAGAAGAGTTACAAAAGTTTGGAATTTCCATTGAAGACGGAGAGGTGGTCGTTCGTCGTCAACTGGATCGAAACGGAAAGTCTAAAATTTATGTAAATAATATACGGGTGAATGTGACAGAACTTCGAGAAATTATGTCTTCTCTAGTGGATATTGTGGGGCAGCATTCCCATCAAATGTTGTTGAATAAAAGCAATCATCAAAAGCTGTTGGATCATTTTTTAGAAAAAAAAGGGCAGGAGATAAAACAGGAAGTGGAAAGTCTGGCGAAAGAATATAACAGACTCGATAAGAGAATTAAGGAAATTGAAACACATCGACAGGAAGCCTTAGAAAAAAAAGAATTTTATGAATATCAGCTGCAAGAGATTGAAAAATTGGAGTTACAAGAGGGAGAAGACGAGAAATTAGAGGAAGAATATAAGAAAATTTTTCATGCGGGACAGATCAAGGAGAAATTATATGCTACCTTATACGCTTTACGAGACGGAGAGTATAATGTAAGTTCTTTATTACATCAATCTAAAAAAAATGTAGAGAATTTAGGAAAATATGGAAAAGAGTTTCAAGATGCCTATGAGTCTTTGGAAACCATTTCTTATCAATTGGATGATTGTTTGGGAGTCTTAGATGAGTTGCAGGATTCTATTGAAGTGGAAGAGGGAAATTTGGATCAGATTTCCAAGCGTTTAGATGAAATCAATCGAATCAAAAATAAGTATAATGGAAGTATTAAAGATATTTTAATGTTCAGAGAGCGCATTGCGGATAAGATTAACTTTTTGGATGAAAATAATTTGGAAGTTAAGAATTTGATTGAGAAGAGAAAGCAAATTTCTCAAAATTATCAAGACAAAGCCTTACAACTTCATAATGAAAGATGGAAAATAGCTCATTTTATTGAAAAAGAATTGGAGCAGGAGTTACAATTTTTAAAAATGGAAGAGGCGAGATTACATGTCCAATTTCATGAAAAAGAAGGGATTTCTCCGGAAGGAATGGAGGAAATTGAATTTTTTATTTCTACCAATTTGGGTCAAAGTATGAAGCCACTGGCAAAAATTGCCTCCGGGGGAGAAGTGAGTCGAATTATGTTGGCCATTAAGGTGCTGTTCTCAAGGGTGGATCAGATTCCTATTTTAATTTTCGATGAGATTGATGTGGGAGTTGGAGGAGAGACTGTTAAGAAAATTGGGGATAAATTGCAGGAAATTGGACAGAGAGCTCAAGTGATTTCCATTACACATTCTCCGGCGATTGCAGCAAGGGCAAGCCAACAGTTTTATATTGAAAAAGATGTTTCAGGAGAAAAGACTTTGAGTTCCGTGACAGAATTAGGAGAAGAAGAGAGGGTTCGAGAAATTGCTCGTATGTTGTCCGGAGAACAAATCACAGACTCTGTGTTAGAATTGGCAAAAGAAATGTTGGAAGAGGGTCGTCTATGA
- the era gene encoding GTPase Era → MKAGFIAVVGRPNVGKSTLMNKLVAEKVAIVSDKAGTTRDNIKGILNVQGKQYIFIDTPGIHKPKHLLGEYMTDIAIRSFKDADAILFLLDGTQEISTGDFFVWEKIKETRKPVVVLVNKIDKISDQEIEEKKAEIVEKLGEGLKVVFASGMYSFGLARLLEALEEYLEEGIQYYPEDMYTDMSVYRMITEIVREKILEKTRDEIPHSVAIEILNVTERKEAKDKFDINIYVERASQKGILIGKNGKMLKEIGSEARKEIESLLERKIYLTLWVKVKDDWRKKKPFLKELGYSYEE, encoded by the coding sequence TTGAAAGCAGGATTTATAGCGGTAGTAGGGAGGCCTAATGTAGGAAAATCAACCTTGATGAATAAGCTGGTAGCGGAAAAGGTAGCGATTGTGTCAGATAAAGCCGGAACAACACGAGATAATATTAAGGGAATTTTAAATGTTCAAGGAAAACAATATATTTTTATTGATACTCCGGGAATTCATAAACCCAAACATCTTTTGGGAGAGTATATGACGGACATTGCAATTCGAAGTTTTAAGGACGCAGATGCGATTTTATTTTTGTTAGATGGAACACAGGAAATCAGTACCGGAGATTTTTTCGTTTGGGAGAAAATAAAAGAGACTCGAAAACCTGTCGTTGTTCTGGTAAATAAAATAGACAAAATCAGTGATCAGGAGATAGAAGAAAAGAAAGCGGAAATTGTTGAAAAATTGGGAGAGGGATTGAAAGTAGTCTTCGCTTCCGGAATGTATTCTTTTGGATTGGCACGTCTATTGGAAGCCTTAGAGGAGTATTTAGAGGAAGGAATTCAATATTATCCGGAGGATATGTATACAGATATGTCTGTTTATCGAATGATTACGGAAATTGTACGAGAAAAAATATTGGAAAAGACAAGAGATGAAATTCCTCATTCGGTTGCCATTGAAATTTTAAATGTTACGGAGCGAAAAGAAGCAAAGGATAAGTTTGATATCAATATCTATGTGGAGAGAGCTTCCCAAAAAGGAATTCTAATTGGAAAAAACGGGAAAATGTTAAAAGAGATTGGAAGTGAAGCGAGAAAGGAAATAGAAAGTTTATTGGAGCGAAAAATTTATCTGACTCTTTGGGTAAAAGTGAAAGATGATTGGAGGAAGAAGAAACCATTTTTAAAGGAGTTGGGATACTCTTACGAGGAGTAA
- a CDS encoding site-specific integrase, translated as MKEVEVYLEQKVGQEKTRKIYRRDLEQLREFLEKSFLEAEEEELRKYFEVCQGKLKESSLRRKQSVIRKFYQYLLIERKIKRNPFPLLMPIQRKQEKEKKERLSEEEYQCLLSNLSEEMKLLTQMLWESEAKILDLFDVKVASLQEYDFKKLVGKRQGKVYSYEIPSFLKEKFQKIVSQKTPEEKVFQGNRQQYDKELKKRNPNWRASQIKKESWKREKIDIKKTREHYFEIGIGDR; from the coding sequence ATGAAAGAAGTGGAAGTGTATCTGGAACAAAAAGTGGGGCAAGAAAAGACAAGAAAAATATATCGGAGAGATTTGGAGCAATTACGAGAATTTTTGGAGAAAAGTTTTTTAGAGGCAGAAGAAGAAGAGTTGCGAAAGTATTTTGAAGTCTGTCAGGGAAAATTAAAAGAAAGCAGTCTTCGAAGAAAGCAAAGTGTCATTCGAAAGTTTTATCAATACTTGTTGATAGAAAGAAAAATAAAAAGAAATCCTTTTCCTTTGCTTATGCCAATACAAAGAAAGCAAGAGAAGGAGAAGAAAGAACGACTGTCCGAGGAAGAATATCAATGTTTACTCTCGAATCTGAGCGAGGAAATGAAATTGCTGACACAGATGTTGTGGGAAAGCGAAGCAAAAATTTTAGATTTATTTGATGTTAAGGTAGCAAGTTTACAAGAGTATGATTTTAAAAAGCTGGTCGGAAAACGGCAAGGAAAAGTATACTCCTATGAAATTCCGAGCTTTTTAAAAGAGAAATTTCAAAAAATAGTTTCTCAGAAAACTCCGGAAGAAAAAGTTTTTCAAGGAAATCGACAGCAGTATGACAAAGAACTGAAAAAAAGAAATCCGAATTGGAGGGCTTCTCAAATAAAAAAAGAGAGTTGGAAACGGGAAAAGATAGATATTAAAAAAACAAGAGAGCATTATTTTGAAATAGGAATAGGAGATAGGTAA